The Solibacillus sp. FSL W7-1464 genome contains a region encoding:
- a CDS encoding disulfide oxidoreductase: MSKKLENALLIIWVVSLTATLGSLYFSEIRGYEPCTLCWYQRIIMYPIVLISTIAYIQKNAKIALTTAVFSTIGAATSLYHYSLQKLTFMQDAAPACGRVACTGQYINWLGFITIPFLALTAFVIIAAVSFYMLKVLKGEK, translated from the coding sequence ATGTCCAAAAAACTTGAAAATGCCTTGCTCATTATTTGGGTTGTATCGTTGACTGCAACGCTCGGATCATTGTATTTTTCTGAAATACGAGGCTACGAACCATGTACATTATGCTGGTACCAGCGCATTATAATGTACCCTATTGTGCTGATTTCAACGATTGCCTACATCCAGAAAAATGCGAAAATTGCATTAACAACAGCCGTATTCTCTACAATTGGAGCGGCAACATCTCTTTATCATTATAGCCTGCAAAAGCTAACTTTTATGCAGGATGCAGCACCTGCCTGTGGGCGTGTAGCGTGTACCGGTCAGTATATTAACTGGCTGGGCTTCATTACGATTCCATTTTTGGCACTTACTGCTTTTGTTATTATAGCAGCAGTTAGTTTTTATATGTTAAAGGTTTTAAAGGGGGAGAAATAA
- a CDS encoding thioredoxin family protein — MKKLAIVGAVIVLLFAAIIVLTNMKNSEKLENNPYGTDNLKQSTIDLLDDENYQNIILPDALAEKIKSGDGVVGYFFSPECSHCQNYTPKLMPIADELDVQVDQLNILEYTDEWTTYNIQATPTLIYFENGEEVARLEGDAPDETTRQFFNDVVLK, encoded by the coding sequence TTGAAGAAGTTAGCGATTGTCGGTGCAGTTATTGTGTTATTATTCGCAGCAATTATTGTGCTGACAAACATGAAAAACAGTGAAAAACTAGAAAACAATCCGTACGGTACAGATAACTTGAAACAATCAACAATCGACTTATTGGACGATGAAAATTATCAAAATATCATTTTACCGGATGCATTGGCAGAGAAAATCAAGTCAGGTGATGGCGTTGTCGGCTATTTCTTCAGTCCCGAATGTTCTCACTGCCAAAACTACACTCCAAAGCTTATGCCGATTGCCGATGAACTAGATGTTCAAGTTGATCAATTAAACATTCTTGAGTATACAGATGAGTGGACTACTTATAATATTCAAGCAACACCAACACTTATCTATTTCGAAAACGGTGAAGAAGTTGCCCGTCTGGAAGGTGACGCGCCGGATGAAACAACGCGTCAATTCTTTAACGATGTTGTGTTAAAATAA
- a CDS encoding RluA family pseudouridine synthase: MFTYIIHENGQTVEDLLRDKWRLGKKLVHELRMAKAVTIDGEPVIWKEPFEKGTKIDFAFDIPASNYIPTGSCDVKIRYEDAHCLIVSKPKGMATHPNEPTDNDTCMNHVMRHIVDNGGHYAEHVHRLDQGTNGLLLVAKHPIAKSIFDRMIEEKTIVRTYAAEVQGNLRTDSGTINAAIGKDRHHNTRRVVSPTGQHAVTHYEVVNRYKGTCVVHVVLETGRTHQIRVHMAHLGHPIVGDTMYGARETTSGDYALHAIQLAFMHPFLDEQIIVKDN; encoded by the coding sequence ATGTTCACATATATCATTCACGAAAACGGTCAAACCGTTGAAGACCTGCTGCGCGATAAGTGGCGCTTAGGCAAAAAGCTTGTTCATGAATTACGTATGGCTAAAGCAGTCACAATCGATGGAGAGCCAGTTATTTGGAAGGAACCATTCGAAAAAGGGACGAAAATCGATTTTGCATTTGATATTCCCGCTTCGAACTATATTCCAACCGGCAGCTGTGATGTAAAGATCCGCTATGAAGATGCGCACTGCCTTATTGTTTCAAAGCCTAAAGGGATGGCAACACATCCGAACGAACCAACAGACAATGACACATGCATGAATCATGTAATGCGTCACATTGTGGACAACGGCGGGCATTATGCAGAGCATGTACACCGCTTGGATCAAGGGACAAACGGCTTATTGCTTGTTGCAAAGCATCCGATTGCAAAGTCTATTTTTGACCGCATGATTGAGGAAAAAACAATCGTCCGTACGTATGCTGCAGAAGTACAGGGCAATCTTCGTACAGACAGCGGTACGATCAATGCTGCCATCGGTAAAGACCGCCATCATAATACGCGCCGTGTCGTGTCACCTACTGGCCAGCATGCTGTGACACATTATGAGGTAGTGAATCGCTATAAAGGCACATGTGTTGTACATGTAGTTCTTGAAACAGGGCGTACACACCAAATTCGTGTGCATATGGCGCATTTAGGTCACCCGATCGTAGGCGATACAATGTACGGTGCACGTGAAACTACATCAGGCGATTATGCACTACATGCCATTCAGCTAGCATTTATGCACCCGTTTTTAGACGAGCAGATCATCGTTAAAGACAACTAA
- a CDS encoding acyl dehydratase, producing the protein MFKNFSPSLFFAMAAVTVLIVAPFIMIFHPIFQNEFFQFNNSSATFIPNPLNLRLVLVTSFVLIVMLWILAYRRNMKFYLIGLLLFILSIGIGYLSTQNYLLISQEQLERHHLLEEQKYRWEEFDEVVYEYVVGSNKGDITFTTKTGEQFVIKEKELHSTGKSMIYHFSRANEVTYIEREKR; encoded by the coding sequence GTGTTTAAAAACTTTTCGCCGAGTTTGTTTTTCGCAATGGCAGCAGTAACGGTTTTAATTGTTGCACCATTTATTATGATATTCCATCCGATTTTTCAAAATGAGTTTTTTCAGTTTAATAATTCGTCCGCGACATTTATTCCAAACCCGCTCAATTTAAGACTTGTACTTGTAACAAGTTTTGTTTTGATTGTGATGCTGTGGATTTTGGCGTACAGGCGTAATATGAAATTTTATTTGATCGGCCTATTACTCTTTATATTGAGTATTGGCATCGGTTATTTATCGACTCAAAATTATCTGTTGATTAGCCAGGAGCAATTGGAACGACATCATTTATTGGAAGAACAAAAATATCGGTGGGAAGAATTCGATGAAGTTGTTTACGAATATGTGGTAGGCAGCAACAAGGGAGATATTACATTTACAACAAAAACAGGGGAACAGTTTGTAATAAAAGAAAAAGAATTGCACTCAACTGGTAAAAGCATGATTTATCATTTTTCGAGAGCGAATGAAGTAACGTATATTGAGCGTGAAAAAAGATAG